The DNA sequence ATTATATCTTCTCATTTTCTCTTTTTGAGACTGGAATTCCCAAGCACGCTGGAGAGGAAGAATTTTGGTTATTGAATACAGAGAGCAAAGAAAGAGGGTTAGGCTACTTCACAAGTTTTCCATCCCGGTAAATATCCACCCCTGGGCCACCGGGAATAGTTTACACATGGAACTATGATTGATGCACACGTTAGGGTAATCCAAAACAGTCCATGTGGTTTTTGTATTCCAAAGAGGTTGCTGTCAAGAGCAAATTGATTATTCCATATTTTCTTATTTGCTTCCTCTCGAGCCCTGTAAAGCTTGGGTcctttttgtgaagtgcactacaGTCCAGTTCTCCTCTAAAGCACAATTCCAGAGGTGTTGGTTCTTGACCGGCGTTCTTGACCGGCGAATTCGAAATGATCACAGTGTGTTGGAGGCTAACTGAATGGCACTACCGCGTCTGGCATGCCATTACTTCAAACTTAACAAAACGAATTATTACATTCCATAACCTTTGCAAACCACATTTAGTATCTCACCGGTACGCGGGCTTTGTATCCGTCGATCAGGAGGCGAAACGTCTGATGTGAAGTCCCGAATATGAGGTTACCACTGCCTTTACATTAAAATCACTCCTATAAACGCAACTTTAGGAATCCAACTAAATTGCAATCCAATTCATACCCAACTCATCCCTAGATCACTGTCTTGTTTGTCTACTGGTGAGTTTGAGTAGACTACCTTATGCGCTTGTGTATGGGACGACTCTGCGTCCTGAAAGAGATGCTGCTATCTTTACAATTTTCTCCTTTGCAATCACAACACGGAGCCCACCGCACACGGAAAGTTTTTATACAGGAGTTGAAACCACGTGGGGAGTTCCACCAACAGGACGCAAGGGATTATACACCGCTGCTAAAACTATCTGGAAGGAAAGCATAGcgcaggatggagagaggaagacttTCCTATGGTTACAATAAAAAGCACTAGAATACAGTAGTGACACCTTTTAACCCCAAATATCAATTTCTACATTATAATTTTACACTTCATTACctcataatttatttatttattattataagcCTAAAACAGATTGTCATTTTTAATAAATATGGAGCTATTTCGGCAATGGAAGGATTTTATATATATGTTGGTATTACGGTATCTGAAACAAACAAACAGATGAAACGAACAAATATAAACACGGACgcacgtaacacacacacacaatgtgtttTAACCGTCACATTTTTGTAAGGTACTCACAAGTTCCGACATTGAACGACTCGGTTTTGTATGTAGATAACCCATGATAGGCAAATTACTTGACTGCAATGGGATACCGCTCATAATGCAGTGTCCATACTGAAAGATGCGTGCCATCTGTGCGCTTTTACACACGAGGAAAAACGAAATAAACAGCGCCACCTTTTGTTGAAACACTTTCACTACACTATTGAGCCATTAATCTGAAACCTCAGTTAATTCTATTTGAGGAAAGTGCCAAGACGCCGATCAGAAAGCAAAGGCTGTCTAAATATATCAACACGTCCTGACCTTGATGTAGGTTAGTGGGGCAAGTGAACTGTCgcattagccaacgttcaagcgtgGTCGTGGATTAGGCAACAGTATAGTTATTTTTCCAGGCAGCTTTGTTAGATAGTCACATAGGGAcataggcctgtgtgtgtgtgtgtttctctgtttctGTGTTTTGTACGTAGATAACTCGGGACTTACAGATAAACTTAGGAAATTTACTGCAATGGGATACTGTTCATAATGCAGTGTTCATACTGAAAGGCCCGTGCCATCTGTGCGCTTTTATGCACagggaaaaataaaataaacagtgCCACCCATTGCGTAAACATCCACTACACTGTTGAGTCATTAATCTGAAAACTCTCTGTTCATTATTTTTGAGGAAAGTGCCAAGATGACGACCAGAAAGCAAGGGCTGTTagaccttgatgtacagtaccaatcaaaagtttggacacacctactcattcaagggtttttctttatttgtactatttctcacattgtagaataataatgaagacatcaaaacttagaaataagacatatggaatcatgtagaaaccaaaaaagtgtttaacaaatcaaaatatattttatatttgagattctttaatttgccaccctttgccttgatgacagctttgcacactcttggcattctctcaaccagcttcacctggaatgcttttccaacagtcttgaaggagttcccacatatgctgagcacttgttagctgcttttccttcactctgccgtccgactcatcccaaaccatctcaaattgggttgaggtcgggggattgtggaagtcaggtcatctgatgcagcactccatcactctcctgcttggtaaaatagcccttacacagcctggaggtgtgttgagtcattgtcctgttgaaaaacaaatgatagtcccactaaacctaaaccagatgggatggcgtatcgctgcagaatgctgtggtagccatgctggttaagtgtgccttgaattctaataaTCATTTATGCCATTCATGAAGCTGAACCCTATACCACTGCACAAATAGGGTCAAAGCAACATGACTCAACAGGGCTTTTGCTTCATAGGCCTACTACACTCTAAATCATGCCCATATTCAGTGGTCTTCATCATGATTGACAGAGAGAGCCTTTAGACCAGGGGTCAAAGTCATTTTGCCCATGGGGCCATTCCTGTAAAGGCTTCTCTGTAGCCACTTGACTGTGTTCATTCATTGATTGTGTGTGCACTACCAACAATCTTCGTTGGTACCTGGCGCCATCATGTGGAGTGAGAGCACATTGCATATATatgtaatatattttatatttatcaGCATATGCATAACAGACAGATTTTTTAATATGAATAAATGCTTTTGACAACTCTGTGCCTTCTCatcaagttttcaccatcattgtaaagcccttcCTGGTTGCACAAAACAAGCTTTCATTCCCccgtcacaaggggatttatggatGATTTAAATCCCTTTGTTACAGTTGTCAACCctgttaaggtcaaccctgttactgtaTTAGGCACTTAAATGAataatccacccaaaaccactcattcctataatttacagtgttacctaacactaatatgtgagaacaatatttttgggtgaacaaatgtttcattttttcgttctaataaggttggtagcaacatgtgaaaactgttgtggaaatctgttgcagctcaagttgaCTACAAAACCCACATTGCAAttctctctctatgggctggcaaggtagctagctagcaaacctAGCTACACACaatcaatatcagcatgtgaagtagctagttagctgtaaaatcacCTAAACTAAACGTCTCCAGCTTTATATGAGAAATGTGTTAGACCCTCTGTTCAATTACAAGtttctcgaggtaggaatatcgcagaaatattgtaacgacccggtattgtgttctgtgttcgtgggtgtgttattgttctcatgggtgctagcaggggttaaatatgccaggacagacagaaagattggggggtatgatgggtaatcccgcagggttttgaaatgcataaataggggctactgtctcatctctctctctttctattcggGGTCCTGACCTGCTCCTATGAGTCTGCCACTTAACATGACATTGTGTATTTGCGTACGTTCTGaatttagcggcgtgggctgtggcctgaacaatagcccagtttaggaataaacctgtgttctgccctgCACACCTGGTGTCCGTCTCCTTTtcctttataacccaacccggGTCATTacaatatgatcaatggctcattcgagagaagacaaccTACCgcgttatgacatcggccagtattgaaatctgacatgtatgatagacgttttcgCGATCTAAAAGTCGTTATCCTATTAACTTCCAGAGTAGTGAGAGCAGCTTTATCTCAACGCTACCTCATACCTGCCAAATTTCTGTCTGTATGAACAGCAATttctcagatacacatgaaaacatgaattgACCCAGGGAACCGATAGAACAttgctcagagatgcacaaaaacaatataatattcaaaatgggtgaatctttaCTTTAACAGGAACTTTCTATAGTCCTTTTTTAATTTAACCTGTTgaaatgggaaaacatgttttttatgaagttgaacatttgttctttatgacagaatgttaaaattaagtGAAATAAAACTGGGTTTTTTACTACTCAAGGGCACCTAATTGGTGGAATgaccaacaagctctcacagtgtCATTGCAGAATCTGATGTTTTACCATTAACATACATTtcgaaggttaagtttaggcattcattccaaattgttaaggtaagagttaaggtttgggatagggttaaaatccCAAAATTCTAAACgagtgcctagcactgggattgaacactcGACACTCGACCCTCGGAGCCAGAGCTTACGCTCATACGCCACCCCCTTCCACaccctacttgatggtaatagctcTCACCATTGCCCTTACTGACCGGttttcagtggtgtaaagtacttaagtaaaaatactttaaagtactacttaagtagttttatggggtatctgtactttactatttatttaCTGACAacctttacttttactccactacattcctaaagaaaatacaaATCTAAAACATAACACTTCGGAATATaggtgtcacgacttcggccgaggccgcctcccctccttgttcgggcaggcttcggcgttcgtcgtcaccggcttactaaccactgccgccccaatcatcatcacatttgtcttgtcttgtcattcacacacacctggttctaatcccctcattagtctgtgtataagtgttccctctgcccccttgtccttgtgggtgattgttagttgtgagagtagtatagctcggtggagctactcgtacattttgttgccagggtagattttcccctgtgcctatattttattggattctaccgttacagtgtattgccagggattagagtttcccctgtgcctgtttcgttgatcgctatttgagcgcatttaTGTGTCAacaaaggaataaactctgtattcggtgattaccctcctgcgcctaactcctttcatcacactcatcacaataggttaaaaataaaataaaaaataatctgcTAAATAGATTTGCTGAATTGTTTTCTTAAATCTGAATGATTATTCAGCTGAATTAACAAAGATTAagatatgtacagtatatttggGACTCAGTAAAAATTATGTGGACTAATAACACCTTAGCAGGGGAACGCTATGCAGCTGCATCACCCCCCCGCTTTGTGATACATTTCCATAGAATATATCGAGTTTTCTTTTAAATAGTTTACAAAatgccatccctctctctctgggtcagaggtcaaaggtcagaggtcagccaGTGTCATCTGCCACACAGATATGACCGTATGTCCAACTAAGGGCTTTCCCCCCAGCACCAGTAGCAAATCAGGCAGGTTTTGTGCTATGCTCTCATGGCTCTCCTCTGGTTTACCTGAACCATCCTCCTCCATATCCTCACAGCTCCACTGCTTACTGAAGGCCTCCTGGTTCTCAAAGGTCAGACAGTTCTCGATCCGCTGAGCGTCCTTCCTACTTAGACCATTACAATAGTCCCCCACTTCAGTGAATAGCTTCTCCGAGCTACTAAACGTCTCCAGCTCTATAGTGCCCTCTGTCTCTGAGGAGGATGGGAAGCATTTGTTCTTGAACGGCCGTATCTTGCTGTCCAGGCTATTTCTGATGGTGGTGCTGGGGGTCagggtggtgctggtggtggtggtcacgGCAGGCTGGTAGTTGGGGCCCAGGCCGGCACAGCAGTGGTAGATCCTGTGGGGAGGTGGGTTGGAGCCGGGTAGCACGGCTAGCTTACCCCAGGTCTGGGTGGTGAAGCTGTACCTGTGGATGAAAAGCATCTGCAAAATTACATatcttatattattatattatatattcagTGTAGCTTGCTTCAGCAAGCACACTCTAGATCTTTCTCTTACTTCTGACTTATAGTTATtactattatttattattatttcccacggggggccagtatgaaaatgtatgcactcactaactgtaggtcgctctggataagagcgtctgctaaatgactaaaatgtaaaatgtaaatttaggACACTATTTCTCTTACACCGTTTAAGATAGAAACGCCATTCAAAATGTGTAGAGTGACTTAGGTCTGAATGGTGAAGCTGTACCTCCATAGACAGCTCCTGGGGGTGTGctggctctctcctcctccaaacagaaGCATGCTGTCCCGGTAGACCAATGCTGAGTGGCCCACCAGCTTAGAGGGGCCTGACCTGTATAACACATCcacaggacagacaggaaggaaggaaaaaCAACACAACGCATGGTTAAACAACCGACACAATTCGTCTATTGTTAGGTTTTTTGCTTTGTATGGAAAAGATAACATCATTTAGATTGTTGATTTACTCCATGTGCTGTGTGTACATAAACTGCACAATAGATCCAAATGATTTATTCAAATGTAACAATTGAAAGTGAATGACGATAGCTAATTTTCCCCCAACATCAGACAGCCCCTAACTTCGGACACtttctagcggttggaggactaaatcacctcgagctcaacatttaaatggactggaaaagAACGGTAAGTTTTGCGACTAATgacacccttctagctagctgaccaccgattttcagtgcaatttatgtaagttaagttaggttttgagagttttcaaaaaagttatatatgtacacattttgtggaacacgctgcatattgtaaaattagactgcgcgacagacca is a window from the Coregonus clupeaformis isolate EN_2021a chromosome 23, ASM2061545v1, whole genome shotgun sequence genome containing:
- the si:dkey-3d4.3 gene encoding leucine-zipper-like transcriptional regulator 1 isoform X2, with amino-acid sequence MDLTTVYLVCNEWTELDCSCEAAPEALQEHSMVAYQGVLYVFGGMIDSAYTIWKTPLWLFDIVKEQWVSWQERNPPQNQVPVNRKGHSAVVFSSAMYIYGGYIDMRASSQEFWKLEFDTMLWSLLDCTQTEVGPGPRHSHSAMTHLDCMYLFGGLRGLREQRDLWRWNYTSHSWSCLKATSGPSKLVGHSALVYRDSMLLFGGGESQHTPRSCLWRYSFTTQTWGKLAVLPGSNPPPHRIYHCCAGLGPNYQPAVTTTTSTTLTPSTTIRNSLDSKIRPFKNKCFPSSSETEGTIELETFSSSEKLFTEVGDYCNGLSRKDAQRIENCLTFENQEAFSKQWSCEDMEEDGSGKPEESHESIAQNLPDLLLVLGGKPLVGHTVISVWQMTLADL